The genomic interval GGCATCCCCGGCGGGGTAGGTGTCCCAGTTGACGACCTTGTTGATGAACACGAAGATCGCCAGCCCGAGGCACACCAGGCCGATCAGCGCCGCGATGAACGTCGCCAGCCGCATCAGCAGCTTCGTGGACGACGTGATGCCCTGCATCGCGAAGTCGTAATTGCGCAGGAAGTTGAAGTTGGACTTGCCGCGGGCGCTCTTGGCCTGGTCGTACTGGACGATCTCGACGTTGAGCCCGTACTCGGCGACCACGGCCTTGAAGAACGGCTGGACGTCGTCGATCTCCGACAGCACGCGGATGAACTCGCGGTCGTACAGGCCGTAGCCGGTGAACCGGGGGATCTGGGTGGTGTCGGCGAACCATTTGATGACCGCGTAGTACAGGCGGCGCAGCGCCGTCATCACGAAGCCCTCGTCGCTGCTGCGGCGCTGGCCGATGACGACCCGGGCCCCGGACTCCCACGCGCGGACGAACTCCGGCAGGTTCTCCGGCGGGTCCTGCAGGTCGCCGAACAGCATGAACGTGGCGTCGCCGCTGCCGTACGTCAGCGCCGAGAAGACGTTGCGGTGGAACCCGAAGTTGCGCGCGTTGAGCACGCCGCGCACGCGGCCGTCCAGGGCGGCGAGCCGGCGGATCTCGGCGCGGGTTCCGTCGGTGGAGAAGTCGTCGACGAAGATGATCTCGTAGTCGTACCTCGGCAGCTGGTCGCGGAAGACGGCGGTGAGGCGGTCGAACATCTCCTGCACGCTGCGCTCTTCGTTGAAGCACGGGATGACCACGCTGATAGTGGGTCGTGACAACGAGTGCTCCTAGCGTTCCCTGGCGTTCGGCGGCCGGCCCAGTTTACCGCAGCAACGGCGCGGATCCGCGGATCGAGACGTCGTGCACAGCGGCCCGCAGGACCGCTAGTCTCACCATGTGGGAGGCACAACGG from Cumulibacter manganitolerans carries:
- a CDS encoding glycosyltransferase family 2 protein — translated: MSRPTISVVIPCFNEERSVQEMFDRLTAVFRDQLPRYDYEIIFVDDFSTDGTRAEIRRLAALDGRVRGVLNARNFGFHRNVFSALTYGSGDATFMLFGDLQDPPENLPEFVRAWESGARVVIGQRRSSDEGFVMTALRRLYYAVIKWFADTTQIPRFTGYGLYDREFIRVLSEIDDVQPFFKAVVAEYGLNVEIVQYDQAKSARGKSNFNFLRNYDFAMQGITSSTKLLMRLATFIAALIGLVCLGLAIFVFINKVVNWDTYPAGDASTTVGIFFLGAVQLFFIGVLGEYILSINGRVTTKPRVVVGELINFPHGQAPSGAEGTRASLGGPAAPKDSPLEDGR